The following coding sequences are from one Treponema bryantii window:
- a CDS encoding GNAT family N-acetyltransferase: MNLSYRILDSHIFESYMALEGWESFPLLKSYTTDGEFSFLLKECKFMIFDYKPSDGLLKAVCIYRMIEDCLSIELFEVNKDYRQLGIGTYAMERLMIETGAKTVYLDAKNANAEIFWKNIGMKKIDNQTFCLEN; encoded by the coding sequence ATGAATTTAAGCTATCGAATTCTTGATAGTCATATTTTTGAATCATACATGGCTCTTGAAGGCTGGGAAAGTTTTCCTCTGTTAAAGTCCTATACTACAGACGGAGAATTTTCATTTCTCTTAAAAGAATGTAAGTTCATGATTTTTGACTATAAGCCTTCGGATGGACTTTTAAAAGCTGTTTGCATTTACCGCATGATTGAAGACTGTCTTTCAATTGAATTGTTTGAAGTCAATAAAGATTACAGACAGTTAGGAATCGGTACATATGCCATGGAAAGGCTTATGATTGAAACTGGTGCAAAAACAGTGTATCTTGATGCAAAGAATGCAAACGCAGAAATCTTCTGGAAAAATATCGGCATGAAAAAAATCGATAATCAGACTTTCTGCCTGGAAAACTAA
- the sufU gene encoding Fe-S cluster assembly sulfur transfer protein SufU produces MDTKELYREILNEHNINPTHKTDMDSPTFCLEGVNPSCGDQITLQMKLDENNVITDASFTGSGCAISQASVDMMADLVIGKTKDEALALADIFDRMIKSEVSEEDLERLDEAAALQDISHMPARVKCAMLGWRTMKEMLSSPLETK; encoded by the coding sequence ATGGATACTAAAGAACTTTACCGCGAAATCTTAAATGAACATAATATAAATCCTACTCATAAAACAGATATGGATTCTCCTACCTTCTGTCTTGAAGGTGTAAACCCAAGCTGCGGTGACCAGATTACCCTTCAGATGAAACTTGATGAGAATAACGTAATAACAGACGCAAGCTTTACAGGAAGCGGTTGTGCAATCAGCCAGGCCTCTGTAGATATGATGGCAGATCTAGTAATTGGAAAAACAAAGGATGAAGCCCTTGCCCTTGCTGATATTTTTGACAGAATGATTAAAAGCGAAGTTTCAGAAGAAGATCTTGAACGCCTTGATGAAGCCGCTGCCCTTCAGGATATTTCACACATGCCTGCACGCGTAAAATGTGCAATGCTCGGCTGGCGAACCATGAAAGAGATGCTCAGTTCACCCCTTGAAACAAAATAA
- a CDS encoding tetratricopeptide repeat protein has translation MADFEEQTASKKLAGFIEKRKVAFIATLIVFICLLIGYVIFASVANNNKLKGLQAIDEITFEMTDKSSGLEEAEISARLNTAFEKASAYTKKGGIVGARANMLCADITYQQKKYSESADFWKAAAEKAKKTYIAPLCYFNLAACYEETGNNEDAATYYKLAADDNSFVIRTHAMFSYGRLLEAKGDYATAAAAYTELNDNFSDDSWADLAKSRLIALKKDGKIE, from the coding sequence ATGGCAGATTTTGAAGAACAGACTGCAAGTAAAAAACTCGCAGGTTTTATTGAAAAACGCAAGGTAGCATTCATTGCAACACTTATTGTATTTATCTGTTTGTTGATTGGTTATGTTATTTTTGCAAGTGTTGCTAATAATAATAAACTTAAGGGCTTACAGGCAATCGATGAGATTACTTTTGAAATGACAGACAAGAGTTCTGGACTTGAAGAAGCTGAAATCTCAGCAAGACTTAATACAGCTTTTGAAAAAGCATCTGCTTATACAAAGAAGGGTGGAATTGTTGGTGCTCGTGCAAACATGCTCTGTGCTGACATTACATATCAGCAGAAAAAATATTCTGAATCTGCTGACTTCTGGAAAGCTGCTGCAGAAAAAGCAAAGAAGACTTATATTGCTCCTTTGTGCTATTTTAATCTTGCTGCCTGCTATGAAGAAACAGGTAATAATGAAGATGCTGCAACTTATTACAAGCTTGCTGCAGATGACAACAGCTTTGTTATAAGAACACATGCAATGTTCAGCTATGGCCGCCTGCTTGAAGCAAAAGGTGACTATGCTACAGCTGCTGCTGCTTATACAGAGCTTAATGACAATTTTTCTGATGATTCATGGGCAGATCTTGCTAAATCAAGACTTATTGCTCTTAAGAAAGACGGAAAAATCGAATAA
- a CDS encoding sigma 54-interacting transcriptional regulator, which yields MEKKVTPFAGQSSFAKEISTLVQTLSGNNASVLLIGEKGTGRRLIAQHIHSHCDGYFFEINCRSFTEAQVIDSFENAGRMISYGQRITLFVSFTDALSMAMQTAFLEMIKKTAEKNLNLKIICAAERPLEALVSAGVFLSELYARLSTVVLNVPPLRQRKEDIIPIAQAYLLRFSRKSGLGFTEFSEGAKAALLNSFWQGNADELINAVQRAFIVGKPPVISESDLGFMLGTPAVGETVEAIGKDGGDKSLKTAIDAFKREYIIRILSENGWNQTKAAAVLGIQRTYVIRLMNELHIDRK from the coding sequence ATGGAAAAGAAAGTAACTCCTTTTGCGGGGCAAAGTAGTTTTGCAAAGGAAATCAGCACGCTTGTGCAGACTCTCTCTGGTAATAATGCTTCGGTATTGTTGATTGGTGAAAAGGGAACGGGCAGGCGTCTGATAGCTCAACACATTCATTCCCATTGTGACGGTTATTTTTTTGAGATAAACTGCAGGTCGTTTACAGAAGCGCAGGTAATAGACAGCTTTGAGAATGCAGGCCGTATGATTTCGTATGGTCAGCGAATAACCTTGTTTGTCAGTTTTACAGATGCACTTTCCATGGCTATGCAGACTGCTTTTCTTGAGATGATTAAGAAAACAGCAGAAAAAAATCTCAACTTAAAAATAATCTGTGCAGCAGAACGTCCGTTAGAAGCATTAGTTTCTGCGGGTGTTTTTTTATCTGAGCTTTATGCTAGGCTTAGTACGGTGGTATTAAATGTTCCGCCGTTACGCCAGAGAAAAGAAGATATAATTCCTATAGCACAGGCTTATCTTTTACGTTTCAGCAGAAAGTCTGGTTTAGGTTTTACTGAATTTTCAGAAGGCGCAAAAGCCGCATTGCTTAACAGCTTCTGGCAGGGAAATGCAGATGAGCTTATAAACGCCGTACAGCGTGCATTTATTGTAGGTAAACCGCCTGTAATAAGTGAAAGTGATTTAGGCTTTATGCTTGGAACTCCTGCTGTTGGCGAGACTGTTGAAGCCATTGGAAAGGATGGCGGAGACAAATCTCTTAAAACTGCAATAGATGCTTTTAAGCGTGAATACATCATAAGAATTCTTTCTGAGAATGGCTGGAACCAGACAAAGGCTGCAGCAGTACTTGGAATACAAAGAACTTATGTAATAAGGCTTATGAATGAGCTGCATATTGACCGTAAATAA
- a CDS encoding phosphatase PAP2 family protein: MNKKTLFKYIAVFVFGAALMCTASLAKKNRKAIEWDGTAYNLENVNPVDAKLAQPYNKSLDKTGDAFVGLMGLICCGVIAFAFFTSDDKKKAFNNAVIDVYTFMVCGFYANGIYRILKTIVGRIRPYMYFANPSAEGIAEGDFFRSWPSGHTSNVFLVLGFLVAWFTFRDAESKLKKPVLTVSLLVCLTTMVLRLLSGNHFLTDVLSGAVIGFGISYGMACLCNKINDYSGEK; encoded by the coding sequence ATGAATAAAAAAACTCTTTTTAAATACATCGCAGTTTTTGTTTTTGGAGCTGCGTTAATGTGTACTGCCTCTCTGGCAAAAAAAAATAGAAAAGCAATTGAATGGGATGGAACAGCTTATAACCTCGAAAATGTAAATCCTGTGGATGCAAAGCTGGCACAGCCATATAACAAATCTCTCGACAAAACTGGAGATGCTTTTGTTGGTCTTATGGGATTGATCTGTTGTGGTGTAATTGCATTTGCTTTTTTTACTTCTGATGATAAAAAGAAAGCTTTTAATAATGCTGTTATTGATGTGTATACCTTTATGGTTTGCGGTTTTTATGCAAATGGTATTTACAGAATCTTGAAAACAATTGTTGGAAGAATCCGCCCGTATATGTATTTTGCTAATCCAAGTGCAGAAGGAATTGCAGAGGGTGATTTTTTCCGTTCATGGCCAAGTGGACATACTTCAAATGTTTTTCTTGTACTTGGCTTTCTGGTTGCATGGTTTACCTTCCGTGATGCAGAATCAAAACTGAAAAAGCCTGTTCTTACAGTTTCATTACTTGTGTGCCTTACAACAATGGTTTTGAGACTTTTGAGTGGAAATCACTTTCTGACAGATGTTCTTTCGGGAGCTGTTATCGGATTTGGAATAAGCTACGGAATGGCGTGTTTATGTAATAAGATAAATGATTATTCAGGAGAAAAATAA
- a CDS encoding pseudouridine synthase, protein MPASDFIKKEKEEVRLQAFLAHCGVASRRASEQIILDGRVAVNGVVVTELGTKVKEGDKVTVDGKTVHLEARKCYVLLNKPAGFVCSASDEKGRQVAADLLKDSYKERLYNVGRLDMYSKGMILFTNDGDFAAKLSHPSSQIEKEYIVETSQDVTEETAKLLEKGVRVDNVFYKCVRCQVLKPRKIKIILIEGKNREIRKMLESQNIGTRSLVRVRIGNVNLDDLKPGEHRDLTPREVKGLLEMCKGE, encoded by the coding sequence TTGCCCGCTAGTGATTTTATCAAAAAAGAAAAAGAAGAAGTCAGATTACAGGCTTTTCTTGCACACTGCGGAGTTGCCAGCCGCCGTGCATCGGAACAGATTATTCTTGATGGCCGTGTAGCTGTAAATGGCGTTGTTGTTACAGAGCTTGGTACTAAGGTTAAAGAAGGTGATAAGGTTACAGTAGACGGAAAAACCGTTCATCTTGAAGCAAGAAAGTGCTATGTACTTTTGAATAAACCTGCAGGCTTTGTCTGTTCTGCCAGTGATGAAAAGGGCAGACAGGTAGCAGCAGATCTCCTTAAAGATTCCTATAAAGAACGTCTCTATAATGTCGGCCGCCTGGATATGTATTCCAAGGGCATGATTTTGTTTACTAATGACGGTGATTTTGCTGCAAAACTCAGCCATCCTTCAAGTCAGATTGAAAAAGAGTATATAGTAGAAACAAGTCAGGACGTAACAGAAGAAACTGCAAAACTTCTGGAAAAAGGTGTTCGTGTAGACAACGTATTTTATAAGTGTGTTCGATGCCAGGTTCTTAAGCCTCGCAAAATCAAAATCATTTTGATTGAAGGAAAGAACCGCGAAATCCGAAAAATGCTTGAAAGCCAGAATATCGGAACCCGCTCCCTTGTTCGTGTAAGAATTGGTAATGTAAATCTTGATGATTTAAAACCTGGAGAACACAGGGATCTTACTCCAAGAGAAGTAAAAGGTTTACTTGAAATGTGCAAAGGTGAATAA
- the scpB gene encoding SMC-Scp complex subunit ScpB, with protein MDFNKETALVETILFLESEPLTAKVLSNKAQLSEEVVEKCLEKLKEKYEAEDSGIELAMITGGWCLAPKKEYWEVLKEFYGSKREGRLSKSAMETLAIIAYSQPITRAEIEQIRGVGVDNMIRLLIDRNLIKEVGKKEAPGRPTLFGTTKEFLKLFRLNSIAELPKLDEDEQERFELAR; from the coding sequence ATGGATTTTAACAAAGAGACCGCTCTGGTCGAGACTATTTTATTTTTGGAAAGCGAACCTCTTACCGCTAAGGTGCTTTCCAATAAGGCACAGCTTTCAGAGGAAGTAGTAGAAAAGTGCCTTGAAAAATTAAAAGAAAAATATGAAGCAGAGGATTCGGGCATTGAGCTTGCCATGATTACCGGCGGCTGGTGCCTTGCTCCGAAAAAAGAATATTGGGAAGTTCTTAAAGAGTTTTACGGTTCAAAACGTGAGGGCCGTCTTTCTAAATCTGCAATGGAAACTCTTGCAATTATTGCCTATTCCCAGCCAATTACCCGTGCAGAAATTGAACAGATTCGCGGTGTCGGTGTAGATAATATGATTCGTCTTTTAATAGACCGCAATCTTATTAAGGAAGTCGGAAAAAAAGAAGCTCCTGGCCGTCCTACACTTTTTGGTACAACAAAAGAATTCTTAAAACTGTTCCGTCTTAATTCTATCGCAGAACTGCCAAAGCTCGACGAAGACGAGCAGGAGAGATTCGAACTTGCCCGCTAG
- a CDS encoding segregation and condensation protein A, whose translation MEQIENGNAGGSGETTVAVKHKYKAGEFEGPLDLLWTLIRESKVNIYDIPIAQITEQYLEYLDYAVQTDLGDLSEFYSWAAKLIYIKSRMLLPVEVAYDDEDEEDPRQELVDKLIEYQKFKKLSALMEDQEDDSEWNFERKKIQRMLPFDESEEMWEEVDTWELLQQMQDIFKSMMKQYSNEKILNMYEEISVNEKITLMNELLEDKKECLFTDLLTRPGNEMDVICAFMAILEAVKFKMITIFQNKLFGDIKICAREDNSGYVPSEEELTSN comes from the coding sequence ATGGAACAGATAGAAAACGGTAATGCAGGCGGATCTGGAGAAACAACAGTTGCAGTAAAGCATAAGTATAAGGCCGGAGAGTTTGAAGGGCCTCTTGATTTGCTTTGGACACTTATCCGCGAGAGTAAAGTAAATATTTACGACATTCCTATTGCACAAATCACAGAACAGTATCTTGAATATCTTGATTACGCAGTACAGACAGATCTTGGAGACCTCTCTGAGTTCTACAGCTGGGCTGCAAAACTTATCTATATTAAAAGCCGTATGCTTCTTCCTGTAGAAGTTGCTTATGATGATGAGGATGAAGAAGATCCACGTCAGGAACTCGTAGACAAACTTATTGAATATCAGAAATTTAAGAAGCTTTCAGCACTTATGGAAGACCAGGAAGATGATTCAGAATGGAACTTTGAGCGTAAAAAGATTCAGAGAATGCTTCCTTTTGATGAGTCTGAAGAAATGTGGGAAGAAGTAGATACCTGGGAACTTCTCCAGCAGATGCAGGATATCTTCAAATCAATGATGAAACAGTATTCAAATGAAAAGATTTTGAATATGTACGAAGAGATTTCTGTAAATGAAAAAATCACTCTTATGAATGAACTTCTTGAAGATAAAAAAGAATGTCTGTTTACTGACCTGCTTACCCGCCCGGGAAATGAAATGGACGTTATCTGTGCCTTCATGGCAATTCTTGAAGCTGTAAAATTTAAAATGATTACCATCTTCCAAAATAAGCTGTTTGGTGATATAAAAATATGCGCGAGGGAAGATAATTCAGGTTATGTTCCAAGCGAAGAAGAACTTACAAGCAATTAG
- the folK gene encoding 2-amino-4-hydroxy-6-hydroxymethyldihydropteridine diphosphokinase, with translation MKRVLLGLGSNKSFNGLAPMELLSHAGEELSRLMKDVHFSSVYRTKAMYVEDQEDFYNAAALGWVSDDEDAFDFLHKINEIEAKYGRDRSREVRFGPRSLDIDIELFGDERIETPELQVPHIRMEERAFVLIPSVEVLKYSADEIVREKYINCLAALESKGGAEGIIKLQAFPKAVENGTDRKR, from the coding sequence ATGAAACGTGTCTTGCTTGGACTTGGTTCCAATAAGTCATTTAATGGTCTTGCTCCAATGGAGCTCCTTTCTCATGCGGGAGAGGAGCTCTCTCGTCTTATGAAAGACGTACATTTCAGTTCCGTTTACAGAACTAAGGCAATGTATGTAGAAGATCAGGAAGACTTTTATAATGCTGCAGCACTTGGCTGGGTCAGCGATGATGAAGATGCGTTTGACTTTCTGCATAAGATAAATGAAATAGAAGCAAAATATGGCCGTGACCGCAGCCGAGAGGTTCGGTTTGGCCCACGTTCCCTTGATATTGATATTGAGTTATTTGGGGACGAGCGGATTGAAACACCTGAGCTTCAGGTTCCGCACATCAGAATGGAAGAAAGAGCATTTGTTTTGATTCCTTCTGTTGAAGTTTTAAAATATTCTGCCGATGAAATAGTTAGGGAAAAATATATAAATTGTCTTGCCGCACTGGAAAGTAAGGGTGGGGCAGAAGGAATTATAAAATTGCAGGCTTTCCCTAAGGCGGTAGAAAATGGAACAGATAGAAAACGGTAA
- the recA gene encoding recombinase RecA: MATNANASPMDQSEKMKALEAARLQIEKQFGQGAIMKLGDKANVAGIEVIPSGSILLDEALGIGGYPRGRVIEMYGPESSGKTTLALHAIAEAQKLGGVAAFVDAEHALDPVYAKNLGVNIDELWVSQPDTGEQALEITENLVRSGAVDVVVVDSVAALTPEKEIEGEMGDAVMGMQARLMSQALRKLTAIIGKSNCIVIFINQIRMKIGVMFGNPETTTGGQALKFYSSVRLEIRRTETIDGKGDEDAIGNRVRVKIVKNKVAPPFRKCELDIYFGKGINASASLLDSAVKHGIIDKRGAWYTMGEEKIGQGKENAVSFIEQNPEIAANIEAKVREIVFPGQVIEKKDEKKKKSSTKAEAASAAGESSLFDEGK; encoded by the coding sequence ATGGCAACAAATGCAAATGCAAGTCCGATGGATCAGTCGGAAAAAATGAAGGCTCTGGAGGCGGCTCGTCTTCAGATTGAAAAGCAGTTCGGCCAGGGCGCAATTATGAAGCTCGGCGACAAGGCTAATGTGGCGGGCATTGAAGTAATTCCTTCGGGCTCAATTCTTCTGGATGAGGCTCTTGGAATCGGTGGTTATCCACGCGGCCGTGTAATCGAAATGTATGGTCCGGAAAGTTCTGGTAAAACAACACTCGCACTGCACGCAATTGCAGAGGCTCAGAAGCTTGGCGGTGTTGCAGCATTCGTAGATGCAGAACATGCTCTGGATCCTGTTTATGCAAAGAACCTTGGAGTAAATATTGATGAACTCTGGGTATCTCAGCCAGATACTGGTGAACAGGCTCTCGAAATTACAGAGAATCTTGTACGCAGTGGCGCGGTAGATGTAGTTGTTGTAGACTCTGTTGCTGCTCTTACACCTGAAAAAGAAATTGAAGGTGAAATGGGTGATGCAGTAATGGGTATGCAGGCTCGTCTTATGAGCCAGGCTCTTCGTAAGCTTACTGCTATTATTGGAAAATCAAATTGTATCGTAATCTTCATCAACCAGATTCGTATGAAGATTGGCGTTATGTTTGGAAATCCTGAAACCACTACTGGTGGACAGGCACTTAAGTTCTATTCTTCTGTTCGTCTTGAAATCCGCCGTACAGAAACTATTGACGGAAAGGGCGATGAGGATGCAATCGGAAACCGCGTACGCGTAAAGATTGTAAAGAACAAGGTTGCGCCTCCATTCAGAAAGTGTGAACTTGATATTTACTTTGGAAAGGGAATTAATGCAAGTGCTTCACTTCTTGATTCAGCTGTAAAGCACGGAATCATCGATAAGCGTGGTGCATGGTATACAATGGGCGAAGAAAAAATCGGCCAGGGTAAGGAAAATGCAGTTTCGTTTATTGAACAGAATCCTGAGATTGCGGCTAACATCGAAGCTAAGGTTCGCGAGATTGTATTCCCGGGCCAGGTTATTGAGAAGAAGGACGAAAAGAAAAAGAAGTCTTCAACAAAAGCTGAAGCTGCTTCTGCTGCTGGAGAATCAAGTCTTTTCGACGAAGGAAAATAG
- a CDS encoding tetratricopeptide repeat protein: MLRRFKKYTAAAVICASVFMYAMASESASSAFVEACRSYTRGDWSDAKFMLKKAVSYKENLNPDTYFMLIMAEVYDGDNKSALDDCNFFLENFPDSMYYSRVYYQKGKLLYSLGEYEKSVVVLSDFCHQYPDDELYSFALFYIGESLFAGYKYDEAGSIYERIVTEFPESPKTPAAQYRLETILQRGREEKLLYLLKQTGEEYLAAKEEYERQLRLYNSEAVDSTRQKLSAAQAKNESLEKQVADLELQIAALRDNQAEADRIIQELREAGEKDIPDPEPFDEKKYQLKLLKQKALEAQRILDEKNTASVMEGK, from the coding sequence TTGTTAAGAAGATTTAAGAAGTATACTGCTGCTGCAGTTATTTGTGCATCTGTTTTTATGTATGCAATGGCATCGGAGTCTGCATCATCTGCTTTTGTTGAGGCCTGCAGATCTTATACCAGAGGTGACTGGTCAGATGCAAAATTTATGCTGAAAAAAGCTGTCTCATACAAAGAAAATCTGAATCCAGATACATATTTCATGCTCATAATGGCAGAAGTGTATGACGGTGATAATAAAAGCGCTCTCGATGACTGTAATTTCTTTCTGGAGAATTTCCCGGATTCAATGTACTATTCCCGTGTTTATTACCAGAAAGGCAAGCTTTTGTATTCACTGGGTGAATATGAAAAGTCTGTCGTTGTTTTGAGTGATTTCTGTCATCAGTATCCGGATGACGAATTGTATTCCTTTGCACTTTTCTATATTGGTGAATCACTTTTTGCAGGATATAAGTATGATGAGGCCGGCTCAATTTACGAGCGCATTGTAACAGAATTTCCTGAATCGCCAAAAACTCCTGCTGCTCAGTATCGTCTTGAAACAATACTTCAGCGTGGAAGGGAAGAAAAGCTTTTGTATCTTCTGAAGCAGACTGGAGAAGAGTACCTTGCTGCAAAAGAAGAGTATGAGCGCCAGCTGCGTTTGTATAATTCAGAGGCTGTTGATTCAACAAGACAAAAACTGAGCGCGGCTCAGGCAAAGAATGAAAGTCTTGAAAAACAGGTTGCTGACCTTGAATTGCAGATTGCTGCATTAAGAGACAATCAGGCTGAAGCAGACCGTATAATTCAGGAGCTGAGGGAAGCTGGTGAAAAAGATATTCCTGATCCAGAACCTTTTGATGAGAAAAAATATCAGTTGAAGCTTCTGAAACAGAAAGCATTGGAAGCTCAGAGAATACTTGATGAGAAGAATACTGCTTCTGTGATGGAGGGAAAATGA
- the rpe gene encoding ribulose-phosphate 3-epimerase, which produces MKNQVLAPSLLSADFAELGNEIKKIENNNGGAVHIDVMDGSFVPEITYGEPVIRSIRKLTKLPFDVHLMIDKPELHVDSFAQAGADWITFHFESTAHAHRVIQMIHEKGKKAGVAICPGTPVSVLSEILPCADIILVMTVNPGWGGQKLIPSCVEKVAQLKKYREEHGLNYMISVDGGVNNETLGSVINAGTDIVVSGSCFFNGSLKWS; this is translated from the coding sequence ATGAAAAATCAGGTTTTAGCTCCATCGCTTCTTTCTGCTGATTTTGCAGAGCTTGGAAACGAGATTAAAAAAATAGAGAATAATAATGGAGGAGCTGTTCATATTGATGTTATGGACGGTTCTTTTGTCCCGGAAATAACTTATGGTGAACCGGTAATCCGTTCTATCAGAAAGCTTACAAAACTACCTTTTGATGTTCACCTCATGATTGATAAGCCTGAGCTTCATGTAGATTCTTTTGCACAGGCTGGTGCCGACTGGATAACCTTCCACTTTGAGTCTACAGCACATGCACATCGTGTAATTCAAATGATACATGAAAAGGGTAAAAAGGCCGGTGTAGCCATCTGCCCTGGAACTCCTGTGTCTGTACTGTCGGAAATCCTTCCTTGTGCCGATATTATATTAGTGATGACTGTCAATCCCGGTTGGGGAGGACAGAAGCTTATTCCTTCCTGTGTGGAGAAAGTTGCCCAACTGAAGAAATACAGAGAGGAGCATGGATTAAACTATATGATTTCTGTGGACGGCGGTGTAAATAATGAGACTTTGGGCTCTGTAATAAATGCCGGCACTGATATAGTTGTTTCTGGTTCCTGTTTTTTCAATGGCAGCCTTAAATGGAGTTGA
- a CDS encoding tetratricopeptide repeat protein: MDFQTEAELKVALGFLQQGNPLEAQKIISSLFEHDLESTELVYTNKCCVFWIDSIKRLRSLEDSFERSENILLEWKNFQDYISRESTPYEPALFAVQQGFFKNALEEYKKMLEEKDPLQKAEIYKKTGICYKKLGDFENARAFLTEANNIYPNLSSVLAELADCFSLCGEDRVGKVLYREAFFADPDSIDLDFLDSELIKCLIEKTKSKGYSGKALQYWIPVYGVLGGVFNIKRELTSQEVARLKKDIYAMENEIKDPSCNSEILVPRMLNCYFWLMDHYDLANETQAKINEVLLRIKLLDSAVYEMYIK; the protein is encoded by the coding sequence ATGGACTTTCAGACAGAAGCTGAACTTAAGGTTGCCCTGGGCTTTCTGCAGCAGGGAAATCCTTTAGAGGCACAGAAAATCATAAGTTCTCTCTTCGAGCATGATCTTGAAAGCACTGAGCTTGTATATACGAACAAGTGCTGCGTCTTCTGGATTGATTCCATTAAGCGTCTTAGAAGTCTTGAAGATTCTTTTGAACGCAGCGAAAACATACTTCTGGAATGGAAAAACTTTCAGGATTACATTTCACGCGAAAGCACTCCTTATGAACCTGCCCTGTTTGCAGTTCAGCAGGGGTTCTTTAAGAACGCATTGGAAGAATACAAAAAGATGCTGGAGGAAAAAGACCCGCTCCAGAAAGCAGAAATCTATAAAAAAACAGGCATCTGTTACAAGAAGCTTGGAGATTTCGAAAATGCACGGGCTTTTCTTACAGAAGCAAACAATATATATCCGAATCTTTCTTCGGTGCTTGCAGAGCTTGCAGACTGTTTCTCACTTTGCGGCGAAGACAGAGTTGGAAAGGTGTTGTACAGAGAAGCTTTTTTTGCAGATCCGGACAGCATCGACCTGGATTTTCTTGATTCAGAGCTCATAAAATGCCTTATTGAAAAGACAAAGAGCAAAGGCTATTCAGGCAAAGCACTTCAATACTGGATTCCGGTTTACGGAGTTCTCGGCGGAGTGTTCAACATAAAGAGAGAGCTGACTTCCCAGGAAGTTGCCAGACTTAAAAAAGACATTTACGCAATGGAAAATGAAATCAAGGATCCATCGTGCAACAGCGAGATTCTTGTACCGCGTATGCTCAACTGTTATTTCTGGCTTATGGATCATTATGATTTGGCAAATGAAACTCAGGCCAAGATTAATGAAGTGTTACTAAGAATTAAACTTCTGGATTCTGCTGTGTACGAAATGTACATAAAATAA